The following nucleotide sequence is from Halogeometricum borinquense DSM 11551.
ATCCGAGTTCGAAGTCGGGCGCGTCGGCGGCAGAGAGCAGTTCTGCCGGGGCGAGGCGGTCCAGTTCCTCGCCGATTTCGTACGCTGACCCGCTTGTCACTTGGCACTCGCCCGTCGAGACATCTACCGTCGCCAGCGCGGTTTCGTCCCCGGATCCGGCGACTGCTCCGAGATACGTCGCTGTCGCGCCGGAGAGCAGTTCGTCGTCTACGACGGTGCCGGGCGTGATGACCTGCGTTACTGCACGGTCAACTAGTCCCGAGGCCTCCGAGGCATCCTCGACTTGGTCGGCGACGGCGACGCGATAGCCCGCGTCGAGGAGGGCTTCGAGGTAGGACGCGGCGTTGTCGATAGGGATTCCGGCCATCGGATACGTTCCCGTCGAATCTTCGCGTTTCGTCAGCGTCACCTCACAGACCCGGGCGACTTCCTCTGCGGCCTCGCAGAACGCCTCGTAGAAATCCCCGACCTGGAACATGACGATTGCGTCGGGGTGGGACTCACAGAGGTCGAGATACTGCGAGAGCATCGGCGTAAGTTCCTCGCGGGCCGCCACCATCTTCTGCGGCGGTCCCTCCGGTCGAGGAGCGTCGTCCGCCTGCGACGCCGCCTCGGGAACCGCCGTCCCGTCCGCGTGATTCATATCCAGTAGACGGCGACCGACGGACAAAAACGACCGGGAACGACGCCGATGATTCGGACGGCGTGTCCTCACGTCGGGCGACGAACTGAACTGGCGTCGGTACGACATGGTGATCGCCCACACCCCGCAAAGTTACGTGCGAGCGCTCCGTAACTGAACGCTGTGTGCGCGCGAGCCGTTACCAGGCGTGTCATGGAAGGGCGAGAGCCCCTTCGCCGGTTCGCCCACCTTTTGAATCCTCATACATGACTGACGCAGACGCCGTCCCTGACGCAACCCCGAAGGCATCAACCGTCTCCCCGCTCCCGGTCGAAGACGCCGCCGACCTCACGACGCGAATCACCGACAACGTCGAGCGCGTCATCGTCGGCCACCGGGACGCTATCGAGAACATCCTCATCGCCGTCCTCGCTCGCGGGCACCTCCTGTTGGAGGACGTGCCGGGTGTTGGCAAGACGATGCTTGCCCGCGCCGTGGCGATTTCGCTCGGCGGGTCGTTCAAGCGCGTGCAGTTTACGCCCGACCTCCTCCCGTCGGACGTGACTGGCGTGAACGTGTTCAACCAACAGACCCGCGAGTTCGAGTTCCAGCCGGGACCCGTGTTCGCCAACGTCGTCCTCGGCGACGAGATCAACCGCGCGCCGCCGAAGACGCAGGCCGCTCTCCTCGAAGTGATGGAAGAACAGCAAGTGACCGTCGATGGGGAGTCACACCGCGTTCCGGACCCGTTCACCGTCATCGCCACGCAGAACGACGTGGAACCGAACCGGACGTACGAACTCCCGATTGCCGAAATCGACCGTTTCATGAAGAAACTGCGACTCGGCTATCCCTCCGAAACACAGGAGACGGAACTGCTCGGCCGCGTCACGGGCGATCATCCGATCGACTCGCTGGACCCGGTCGCCTCCGTCGAAGACGTGTTGCAGGCCCGTCGAACCGTCTCGCAGGTGACGGTGCGTGAACCCGTCCGCTCGTACGTCTCCCGACTTGCGGGCTATACCCGCGAACACGCCCAACTGGGCGTGAGTCCTCGCGGCGGCATCGCGCTGGTCCGCGCTTCGCAGGCCCGTGCCGTCTTCGACGGGCGCGACTACGTCATCCCGGACGACGTACAGACCGAAGCACAAAGCGTCTGGGCGCATCGCATCCGAACCGACGGCGACGACACCGGAGCAGCAATCGTCGCTCGCGCGCTCGACAGAGTCGCGGTCGAGTAACCAGATGCGGCTCACTCGACGCGGCTACGCGGTCTGTGGGGTGGTCGCGACCGCCATCGCTCTCAGCATCGGCTTCGGTCCGCGGTCTCTCAACGCCATTGTCATCCCGGCGGTCGTCGCTTTGGCGGCCGCCATCTTGCAGGTCCGTCGCGCACCCGTGCCAGCGGTTGAACGGACCGTCCCGAACGACGACGTTCCGGACACTACGGGAACGGTCACGCTGTCGTTCGACACCGAGCGGTCGTATCCGGCGACGGTACTCGATGCGCTCCCCCTCGGTCTCGACGGCGACGCCGAGGGCGAGACGCTCGTCGGCGATGACCCCTTCGCCTACGAGGTGACGTACCGCAAGCGGGGCGAATACGAACTCGGCCCTGCGACTATCGTTGCCACCGACGTACTCGGGTTAGTCGAACGCGAACTGCTCGCTCCCGGTACCGACTCGGTGCTGGTGTTTCCGCGGGTCAGACGACTCTCGACGGCGGCCCGGCACGACCTCTGGTCGCTGTATGATGCCCAGATTTCCCCTCGACGCGAGGAGTTCGACGGTCTCCGCGAGTACGTCCGTGGTGACTCGCTCAGAGATGTTCACTGGAAGTCGACGGCGAAACGCGACGACCTCATCGTCAAGGAGTTCGTCGCGGAGACGGACGCATCGAGCGTCCACATCGCCGCCGGTGCCGCCCGAACCGCGAGCGACCGGATGGCTGAGGCGGCGGCCACGATCTGTCTCACGTTTGTCACGTCCGGTATCCCTGTCACGCTCTCGACGCCCTCTGGCGTCGTCGAAGCGACCGCGGGCGACGACCGACAACTGCTCGAACATCTCGCACGCGCCGACGGCGGTGCCGTTCCCGACGATGCCGCCGATGTCGTCATCACGGCGAGCGAAGCGGCCACCCGCGTCAGATACGGCGACAGCGAGACGACGTTCGAGATGCTCGTCGCGGAGACGGGGCGGGCGAATGGTCACTTCGCCGGCGGTCAGACAGGACGTGAACCGACAGGGGTGACGACCTCGTGAGTTCCGAGACGAGAGACACGAACGCTTCGTTTTCGATAGACGCCATCTCGGTACCGCGTGCCGTCGCTCTTGTCGGCGTCCTCGTCCTCACGTGGTCGTACGTGAGCGTACTCTACTACGTCACGAACGTGGTCGGCGGCAGTTCCCAACTGCTGTTTGTCGTCGTGGGGTCGCTCGCACTTGCCACGCTGGTCGGCTCTTTCGTCAGCGTCCGAACGGCACTTGGTGTTACTGCCGTCCTCTTAGTCGGCGGCTTCACCGTCTACGTGTTCACGCTTCCGCAGAGCCAACTCGAACTCCTGACGCCGGCGCGCCTGCTCTCAGACACTGTCGCACTGCTCACCGGACTGTCCATCCTCCGACTCACCGGCGCTGGCGTGTGGGCGATGGCCGTCGCTCCCGGCCCGGTGTTTCTCTCGTGGTACCTTGCCGTTCGTCGCCAGTACGTGTGGGGTGTCGCCGTCGGCGGCGTCGCCCTCGGCCTGTTTGTTCTCACGAGCGACGCCGGACAACTGACCACGCTCGTCGGCGTCGCTGGCGGGACAGTCACGGTCGCAGCGTCAACGTTCGAGCGCTACGGCGCGGGCATCGCCCAGTTGGACGTGATGTCGATGGTCCTCGCGGCGATGATCGTTCTCGCGGCCACTATCTCCGTGGTCCCCGGTGCAGAAGGGTCTCCGCTGCTCCCGGACCGGGGTTCACCCACGGTCGAGGGGAGTCTCGTCAACTCTCCGGACCGCTTGAATATCGTCGGGAGCATCCGACTCTCGCCGAACGTCCGCTTTACGGTCAACAGTCCGCAGTCGTCGTACTGGGAGACGGCCGCGTACGACAGGTACACCGGCGACGGGTGGATTAGAACGGGGAGTACGGACCCCTACAACGGTCGTTTGCGCGGCCCGGTTGGTGCCTCACAGACCGTCCAGCAGCAGGTGACGGCGAAAGGGACTATCTCTATCCTTCCGGCCGCGTGGAAACCGGTTCGCATTGACGGCCCTCTCGCCTCCGAGGCGGAAGTGACCGCGCAGGGGAACCTGCGGCCAACCACCTCGTTGCGCGAAGGCGAGTCCTATCGCGTCACGAGCGAAGTTCCGATCTACACCACGGCGCAACTGCGACGCTCTGGGACGAACTACCCCGACGATATCGAAGCGGCGTACCTCCAACTGCCAGACAGCACATCCGACCGGGTTCGCGCCCGTGCCGCTGCAGTCACCGCCGACGCGGACAACCCGTACGACAAAGCGGTCGCCATCGAGCAGACGCTGGAGGCCGAAAAGCGCTACTCGCTGTCGGTGCCACAGCCATCGGGCGATATCGCCGACTCGTTCCTGTTCGAGATGGACGCGGGATACTGCACCTACTACGCGACGACAATGGTCGTCATGCTCCGGTCGCAAGGTGTTCCCGCGCGGTTCGTCACCGGATACACGCCCGGCCAACAGGTGAGTGAGAACGAGTACGTCGTCCGCGGACTCGATTCGCACGCGTGGGTCGAAGTCTACTTCGAGGACGTTGGATGGGTTCGGTTCGACCCGACGCCTTCGGGGCCACGGCAAACCGCCGAAAACGCCCGCGTTGCCGAGGCCAGACAGAACGGTGAACCCAACGTCGATGTGGGCGGGTCCGAAGAGACGGCGACGCCGACACCCACGCCAACCACTACTACGGCGGCTAACGGCACGGAAGACGACACGAACAATACGCCGACGCCGTCCGACGCACTCGAACCCAGTGGTAGTGGCGTGAACGCGACTCCGCCGCCCGGATCAGTTCCCGGGCTGGGGTCTTCCGTAACGTCAGCCGGTGGCGGCTTGTCAGGTCCGGATCTCCCGCCGCAACGCACGTTCGCGCTCGGCCTCGTCGCACTGATCGGACTCGTCGCCGGGGCGAGACGGACGGGAGTAACCGAACGCGCGTACCGGGCGCTGTGGCTTCGGTATCAGGGGACGCGACGCACGCCGGAAGACGACACGATTCGGGCGTATCGCCGACTCGAATACGTGCTCGAACGTCGGTATCGCCCACGACGGACGGGCGAGACGCCGCGCACGTATCTCCAGTCGCTCTCCCGCGTCGGTCTCGATGCGGACGTAGCGCGCGTCGGTGAAGCGTACGAACGCGCTCGGTACGGCGATGGCGTCGCGCGCGAGACAGCCGACGATGCTATCGCCACCGTGGACCGACTGGTTCGAGAAACGACGCCGCTTCTCGGCCGGCTTTCACAGCGGTGAGGCCGTCAGTGGTGCGACTGTCTAGTCGCACACATCGTCTCATCGCCTGACGCGACTGTGTATTTCGCACGGATTCCCGATACTGTTTAATATCCCCATCCTGTACGTTCAGATTGTAATGTCGGAAGTCTGCTCGACGTGCGGGCTCCCTGAGGAACTCTGCGTCTGCGAGGACG
It contains:
- a CDS encoding AAA family ATPase encodes the protein MTDADAVPDATPKASTVSPLPVEDAADLTTRITDNVERVIVGHRDAIENILIAVLARGHLLLEDVPGVGKTMLARAVAISLGGSFKRVQFTPDLLPSDVTGVNVFNQQTREFEFQPGPVFANVVLGDEINRAPPKTQAALLEVMEEQQVTVDGESHRVPDPFTVIATQNDVEPNRTYELPIAEIDRFMKKLRLGYPSETQETELLGRVTGDHPIDSLDPVASVEDVLQARRTVSQVTVREPVRSYVSRLAGYTREHAQLGVSPRGGIALVRASQARAVFDGRDYVIPDDVQTEAQSVWAHRIRTDGDDTGAAIVARALDRVAVE
- a CDS encoding DUF58 domain-containing protein, coding for MRLTRRGYAVCGVVATAIALSIGFGPRSLNAIVIPAVVALAAAILQVRRAPVPAVERTVPNDDVPDTTGTVTLSFDTERSYPATVLDALPLGLDGDAEGETLVGDDPFAYEVTYRKRGEYELGPATIVATDVLGLVERELLAPGTDSVLVFPRVRRLSTAARHDLWSLYDAQISPRREEFDGLREYVRGDSLRDVHWKSTAKRDDLIVKEFVAETDASSVHIAAGAARTASDRMAEAAATICLTFVTSGIPVTLSTPSGVVEATAGDDRQLLEHLARADGGAVPDDAADVVITASEAATRVRYGDSETTFEMLVAETGRANGHFAGGQTGREPTGVTTS
- a CDS encoding DUF3488 and transglutaminase-like domain-containing protein; the encoded protein is MSSETRDTNASFSIDAISVPRAVALVGVLVLTWSYVSVLYYVTNVVGGSSQLLFVVVGSLALATLVGSFVSVRTALGVTAVLLVGGFTVYVFTLPQSQLELLTPARLLSDTVALLTGLSILRLTGAGVWAMAVAPGPVFLSWYLAVRRQYVWGVAVGGVALGLFVLTSDAGQLTTLVGVAGGTVTVAASTFERYGAGIAQLDVMSMVLAAMIVLAATISVVPGAEGSPLLPDRGSPTVEGSLVNSPDRLNIVGSIRLSPNVRFTVNSPQSSYWETAAYDRYTGDGWIRTGSTDPYNGRLRGPVGASQTVQQQVTAKGTISILPAAWKPVRIDGPLASEAEVTAQGNLRPTTSLREGESYRVTSEVPIYTTAQLRRSGTNYPDDIEAAYLQLPDSTSDRVRARAAAVTADADNPYDKAVAIEQTLEAEKRYSLSVPQPSGDIADSFLFEMDAGYCTYYATTMVVMLRSQGVPARFVTGYTPGQQVSENEYVVRGLDSHAWVEVYFEDVGWVRFDPTPSGPRQTAENARVAEARQNGEPNVDVGGSEETATPTPTPTTTTAANGTEDDTNNTPTPSDALEPSGSGVNATPPPGSVPGLGSSVTSAGGGLSGPDLPPQRTFALGLVALIGLVAGARRTGVTERAYRALWLRYQGTRRTPEDDTIRAYRRLEYVLERRYRPRRTGETPRTYLQSLSRVGLDADVARVGEAYERARYGDGVARETADDAIATVDRLVRETTPLLGRLSQR